TACGGCCTGAAGCTGTTGGCAGAGACGACGCACCCCGGATTACGGGCGCTGATCCGCTCGTCGGGACTCGAGGGCAAGCCGCTGACCGCCGGGCGGGTTGGCTTTGTGCTGGCCCCCCGCCTGAATGCGGCGGGTCGCATCGCGGATGCCAAGCTCGGACTCAAGCTGCTGCTCGCCGAGCGGGAAGACGAAGCGAACGTCATCGCGCGGGAACTCGAAGAGCTCAATCGCGCGCGTCAGGAACTCGATCGCGCGGTACTCGATGATGCCATGCGACAAGTCGACGCACCGGGGATGGCCGATCGCTATGCGTATGTCCTGTCACGCGAGGGCTGGCACGCCGGAGTGATCGGCATCGTGGCGTCGCGCATCGTGGAGCAGACGGCGCGTCCTGCGGTGCTCGTGGCGGTGCAGGATGGCATCGGCAAGGGGTCAGGGCGGTCGATCAGCGCCTTTGACCTCCACGGGGCGCTCGGTGAGTGTGCGATGCATTTCCAGCGCTTTGGCGGGCACCGGGCGGCGGCGGGCCTCACCATGGATGCGGCGCAGCTTCCGGCGTTCGCCGAACGATTTGACGAGGTCGCGCGTGCGCGACTCACGCCCGACGATCTCGTGCCGGAACTGCGCGTGGATCTCGAGGTCCCGATCGACAGCGTCGGCGAGGAGCTCGAGGCTCTGGTGCGGCACTTCGAACCCTTCGGTATCGGAAACCCCTCGCCGCTGTTTCGTACCACCGGCGTGCATCTCGCCGCCGCTCCGCGGAAGGTCGGCGGCGACGGGCTCAAGCTGTCCCTCGACGGCGGGCGTAGCACCCTCGAAGCGATCGGCTGGGGAATGGCGGCGCTCGCCCCGACGCTGAGCGTGTCGCGCCCGGTGGACCTCGCCTATCGGCTCGACCGCGATGAGTATCGTGGCGTGTCGCGCCTTCAACTTCGGGTCGCCGGCGTGCGACCCTGCTCGGAGTAGCACGTGCGGATTATTTCAGGAAGATGGCGAGGCCGTCGTATCGACGCTCCCGAAGGGGAAGC
This region of Gemmatimonas groenlandica genomic DNA includes:
- the recJ gene encoding single-stranded-DNA-specific exonuclease RecJ, which codes for MTASSRSQLDRRLEGGPLSTSLQPARLRPEARWIATVPAAGEGVRGLMQALLLPEPVCRLLVARGYGDVEAAKRFLRPRLEHLSAPNTLHDLPRAVERIADAVRAQETIFVHGDYDVDGMSSTALMVRVLRGLGAEHVVPFVPNRLTDGYDLGHAGVEAAQRAGATLVVTCDCGTSARDAVASLNASGIDVIITDHHLPSHALPASYAICNPRHPECTSADKDLAAVGVAYKIALALCEAFNVSPALAHRQLDLVALATIADVAPLRGENRVMVRYGLKLLAETTHPGLRALIRSSGLEGKPLTAGRVGFVLAPRLNAAGRIADAKLGLKLLLAEREDEANVIARELEELNRARQELDRAVLDDAMRQVDAPGMADRYAYVLSREGWHAGVIGIVASRIVEQTARPAVLVAVQDGIGKGSGRSISAFDLHGALGECAMHFQRFGGHRAAAGLTMDAAQLPAFAERFDEVARARLTPDDLVPELRVDLEVPIDSVGEELEALVRHFEPFGIGNPSPLFRTTGVHLAAAPRKVGGDGLKLSLDGGRSTLEAIGWGMAALAPTLSVSRPVDLAYRLDRDEYRGVSRLQLRVAGVRPCSE